The following proteins come from a genomic window of Actinopolyspora saharensis:
- a CDS encoding Asp23/Gls24 family envelope stress response protein, with protein sequence MTQSGGTQSSTSSTATRSGSEQSSGSDVAGIPESRSGGTPARLADDTSEGKTSIASSVVQKIAGIAAREISGVYSMGGGVSRAFGALRERIPGGNGSSNISGVQVEVGERQAAIDLDIVVEYGAAIVDLARSVRRNVIHSVERMCGLEVTEVNISVNDVHLPSDDEEDSGGTTGSGSRVQ encoded by the coding sequence ATGACCCAGTCCGGTGGCACTCAGTCGTCCACGAGCTCGACCGCGACGCGTTCCGGCTCGGAGCAGTCGAGCGGCAGCGACGTGGCCGGCATCCCGGAATCCCGCTCCGGGGGGACCCCGGCCCGACTGGCCGACGACACCAGCGAGGGCAAGACCAGCATCGCCTCGTCCGTGGTGCAGAAGATCGCGGGCATAGCGGCCAGGGAGATCTCGGGGGTTTACTCGATGGGCGGAGGGGTCTCCCGCGCCTTCGGCGCCCTGCGCGAACGGATCCCCGGCGGTAACGGGAGTTCCAACATCTCCGGTGTGCAGGTCGAGGTCGGCGAGCGGCAGGCCGCGATCGACCTGGACATCGTCGTGGAGTACGGGGCCGCCATCGTGGATCTCGCCCGTTCCGTGCGCCGCAACGTGATCCACAGCGTGGAGCGGATGTGCGGGCTCGAGGTCACCGAGGTCAACATCTCGGTCAACGACGTCCACCTGCCCTCCGACGACGAGGAGGACAGCGGTGGAACTACCGGAAGCGGATCGCGCGTGCAATGA
- a CDS encoding pyrimidine reductase family protein: MHQLWPTSATKQVDSALPGVDALEEFYAYPAALGRPWVRVNFVSSLDGAVAVHGSSRGLSSPTDQRVLGLIRDLSDVVLVGAGTALAEGYRGVRRTEVRSRRRSEHGLSELPPIAVVSSSGSVPVDSPLITDTIATPIVLTSSAAPRQWRSELVSAGADVIVAGTEEVDPPTALRELGERGLYRIGCEGGPELFDSLITADVVDELCLTISPLLTGGRTGRIAAGDGAGTPRGMRLLSALHVDDSVLLLRYGRAPE, encoded by the coding sequence ATGCACCAGCTGTGGCCGACTTCCGCAACGAAACAGGTGGACAGCGCCCTTCCCGGCGTCGATGCCCTGGAGGAGTTCTACGCCTACCCCGCCGCGCTGGGCCGCCCGTGGGTGAGAGTGAACTTCGTCTCCAGTCTCGACGGGGCGGTCGCGGTGCACGGCAGTTCGCGGGGCCTGTCCAGCCCGACGGACCAACGCGTGCTCGGCCTGATCAGGGATCTCTCCGATGTCGTGCTCGTCGGCGCCGGGACGGCGTTGGCCGAGGGATACCGCGGGGTGCGCCGCACCGAGGTCCGCAGCAGGCGGCGCAGTGAGCACGGGCTGAGCGAACTGCCCCCGATCGCCGTGGTCAGCTCCAGCGGCTCGGTCCCCGTCGACTCCCCCCTCATAACCGACACGATCGCGACCCCGATCGTGTTGACCAGTTCGGCGGCACCGCGGCAGTGGCGCTCCGAGCTGGTGAGCGCGGGGGCTGATGTGATCGTCGCGGGCACCGAGGAGGTCGATCCGCCCACCGCGCTGCGGGAGTTGGGGGAGCGCGGGCTGTACCGGATCGGCTGCGAAGGGGGGCCAGAGCTGTTCGACTCGCTCATAACCGCCGATGTGGTCGACGAGCTCTGCCTGACGATCTCTCCGCTGCTGACCGGGGGGAGGACCGGCCGGATCGCCGCGGGCGACGGTGCGGGGACGCCACGCGGGATGCGGCTGCTGTCGGCCCTGCACGTCGACGACTCCGTGCTGCTGCTCCGCTACGGAAGAGCTCCGGAGTGA
- the zapE gene encoding cell division protein ZapE gives MSTARLVERHPELGSEELVAALAPPPRFDEARFENYVPNPEEPSQAEAVDRCREFASEVGDSSAKGGSWFRALFGRGSKSSAGGGRRPGLYLDGGFGVGKTHLLASIWHAVEGPKAYATFVELTNLVGILGFNEAVRRLSGHRFLAIDEFELDDPGDTMLVTQLLSKLTEAGVRVAATSNTLPDKLGEGRFAAVDFLREIHAMAERFNVVRIDGPDYRHRDVVEPPEPRDDAELRELAEATPVSTLDDFEELCAHLQRVHPSKYGRMVDEVSAVHLSGVHAAPNQGVALRLVALADRLYDRAVPVRNSGSPLSALFTEEMLEGGYRKKYLRALSRLTALSNELVRS, from the coding sequence ATGAGCACCGCGCGCCTGGTGGAACGCCATCCCGAACTGGGTTCCGAGGAGCTGGTGGCCGCGCTGGCGCCGCCGCCGCGCTTCGACGAGGCCCGATTCGAGAACTACGTTCCGAACCCGGAGGAACCGAGCCAGGCGGAGGCGGTCGACAGGTGCCGCGAGTTCGCTTCCGAGGTCGGCGACTCCTCCGCCAAGGGCGGTTCGTGGTTCCGGGCGCTGTTCGGTCGTGGTTCCAAGTCCTCGGCAGGCGGCGGGCGGCGGCCCGGGCTGTACCTGGACGGCGGCTTCGGCGTGGGCAAGACGCACCTGCTGGCCTCGATCTGGCACGCCGTGGAGGGGCCGAAGGCCTACGCCACCTTCGTCGAGCTCACCAACCTCGTGGGAATTCTCGGGTTCAACGAGGCCGTGCGCAGGCTGTCCGGGCATCGCTTCCTGGCGATCGACGAGTTCGAGCTCGACGACCCCGGGGACACGATGCTGGTGACCCAGCTGTTGTCCAAGCTGACCGAGGCCGGGGTGCGGGTGGCCGCGACCTCGAACACACTGCCGGACAAGCTCGGGGAGGGCAGGTTCGCCGCGGTGGACTTCCTGCGCGAGATCCACGCCATGGCCGAGCGGTTCAACGTGGTGCGCATCGACGGGCCCGACTACCGTCACCGGGACGTGGTCGAACCACCGGAGCCCCGGGACGACGCGGAGCTTCGCGAGCTGGCCGAAGCCACCCCCGTCAGCACCCTCGACGACTTCGAGGAGCTGTGCGCGCACCTGCAGCGGGTGCACCCGTCGAAGTACGGGCGGATGGTCGACGAGGTCTCCGCGGTGCACCTGAGCGGGGTGCACGCCGCTCCGAACCAGGGGGTGGCCCTCCGACTGGTCGCGCTGGCCGATCGGCTCTACGACCGGGCGGTGCCCGTGCGGAACTCGGGGAGTCCGCTGTCCGCCCTGTTCACGGAGGAGATGCTCGAGGGCGGTTACCGGAAGAAGTACCTGCGCGCCTTGAGCAGGCTCACCGCGCTGTCCAACGAGCTCGTCAGGTCGTGA
- the rocD gene encoding ornithine--oxo-acid transaminase, translating to MTAAVPGVRDTPSETSDFIALDEAHSTHNYHPLPVVLATASGARMTDVDGHSYLDFLAGYSALNFGHRHPDLVAAATEQLNRVTLTSRAFHHDQFGPFCRELAELTGTEMVLPMNSGAEAVESAIKVARKWSYRVKGVPEERAEIIVAGSNFHGRTTTLVSFSTDPDARAEYGPYTPGFVVTEYGDAEAVEKAITPNTAAVLVEPIQGESGVVVPPEGYLRGLRQLCDDNNVLLISDEIQSGLARTGKLLATDHEGVRADLYTLGKALGGGIVPVSAVVGDRSVLGVLHPGEHGSTFGGNPLACAVGRAVVRLLSDGWFQERARELGERLHHRLDELRGHGVSEVRGRGLWAGVDIAPGGPTGRQVCEQLLQHGVLCKQTQDNTLRIAPPLVMSPQDLETGLDAIAEVLTTS from the coding sequence ATGACAGCGGCCGTACCCGGCGTGCGCGACACGCCCTCCGAGACTTCCGACTTCATCGCGCTGGACGAGGCCCACTCCACGCACAACTACCACCCGCTGCCGGTGGTGCTGGCGACGGCGTCCGGAGCCCGGATGACCGATGTGGATGGTCACAGCTATCTGGACTTCCTCGCGGGGTACTCGGCGCTGAACTTCGGACACCGCCACCCCGATCTCGTCGCCGCCGCCACGGAACAGCTCAACCGGGTGACCCTCACCAGCAGGGCCTTCCACCACGACCAGTTCGGACCGTTCTGCCGCGAGCTGGCCGAGCTCACCGGCACGGAGATGGTGCTGCCCATGAACTCCGGGGCCGAGGCGGTGGAATCAGCGATCAAGGTGGCCCGCAAGTGGTCCTACCGGGTCAAGGGGGTTCCCGAGGAGCGGGCCGAGATCATCGTGGCCGGCTCGAACTTCCACGGCCGGACCACCACGCTCGTCTCCTTCTCCACCGATCCCGACGCCCGCGCCGAGTACGGGCCCTACACACCGGGCTTCGTCGTCACCGAGTACGGCGACGCCGAAGCCGTCGAGAAGGCCATCACCCCGAACACCGCGGCGGTGCTCGTCGAACCGATCCAGGGCGAGTCGGGGGTCGTGGTCCCGCCGGAAGGGTATCTGCGCGGGCTGCGACAGCTGTGCGACGACAACAACGTGCTGCTGATCTCGGACGAGATCCAGTCCGGGCTGGCCCGCACCGGGAAGCTGCTGGCCACCGACCACGAGGGGGTTCGCGCCGATCTGTACACCCTGGGCAAGGCCCTGGGAGGCGGGATCGTCCCCGTGTCGGCCGTGGTCGGCGACCGCTCCGTGCTCGGAGTCCTCCACCCCGGCGAGCACGGGTCCACCTTCGGCGGGAACCCGCTGGCCTGCGCCGTGGGACGTGCCGTGGTGCGCCTGCTGTCCGACGGGTGGTTCCAGGAAAGGGCCCGCGAACTCGGCGAGCGGTTGCACCACCGCCTCGACGAGCTCCGCGGTCACGGCGTCTCCGAGGTGCGCGGACGCGGCCTGTGGGCCGGGGTGGACATCGCCCCCGGAGGCCCCACCGGTCGTCAGGTCTGCGAACAGCTCCTCCAGCACGGCGTGCTGTGCAAGCAGACCCAGGACAACACGCTGCGCATAGCCCCGCCCCTGGTGATGTCCCCGCAGGACCTCGAAACCGGGCTGGACGCGATCGCGGAGGTGCTGACCACCAGCTGA